A portion of the Roseovarius sp. SCSIO 43702 genome contains these proteins:
- a CDS encoding DUF6441 family protein, whose amino-acid sequence MKLKLDITPDLAALMAAEIKAGEKAVTAAMREAGGQLKTDWRRQITGAGLGRRLANSIRSQTYPKAGESLNAAALVWSKAPVIVGAHDTGPLIRSKDGFWLAIPTEAAGRGLRGAKITPGEWERRRGLRLRFVYRRRGPSLLVADRARINKRGQAVASRSKTGRNQVTAPIFLLVPQVKLPKRLDLDRDAERAHDRVPGLIVANWVEEHIN is encoded by the coding sequence GTGAAGCTGAAGCTCGACATCACGCCGGACCTCGCTGCGCTGATGGCTGCGGAGATCAAGGCGGGCGAGAAGGCCGTCACCGCCGCCATGCGCGAGGCCGGCGGGCAGCTCAAGACCGACTGGCGCCGCCAGATCACCGGCGCGGGGCTCGGCCGACGGCTCGCAAACTCGATCCGAAGCCAGACCTATCCGAAGGCCGGCGAGAGCCTGAACGCCGCGGCGCTGGTCTGGTCCAAGGCCCCGGTCATCGTCGGTGCCCACGACACCGGCCCGCTCATCCGCTCGAAAGACGGCTTCTGGCTGGCGATCCCCACGGAGGCCGCCGGACGCGGCCTGCGCGGGGCCAAAATCACCCCCGGCGAGTGGGAGCGACGCCGCGGCCTGCGCCTGCGCTTCGTCTATCGCCGCCGCGGGCCGAGCCTTCTCGTTGCCGACCGTGCCCGCATCAACAAACGCGGCCAGGCGGTGGCCTCCCGCTCGAAGACCGGCCGCAACCAGGTCACCGCGCCGATCTTCCTGCTGGTCCCGCAGGTCAAGTTGCCGAAGCGGCTCGATCTGGACCGGGACGCGGAGCGGGCGCATGACCGCGTGCCGGGGCTGATCGTGGCGAACTGGGTGGAAGAGCATATCAACTGA